Within the bacterium genome, the region TGTCTGATGAAACAATTTGCTCATCGGTGACGGTGAATACTTTTTTCCATCGGTCATCTTGCGCCGCTTTGCGCAAAATATCATTCACCTCTTGCACGCTCGTGTCGCGCTTCGCGACAAATGTGATATCGGCGACAGAACCAGTGAGCACCGGCACGCGCATTGCAATGCCATCAAATTTTCCTTCAAGGTCCGTGATGACTTTTGCCACAGCAATCGCAGCACCTGTAGTTGAAGGCACGATATTTTGCGCACCCGCTCTCCCCCGCCGCCAATCTTTTGCGTCAGGAGAATCGACAAGTTTTTGTGTTGCGGTATATCCATGTACGGTATTCAAAAGTGCTTTTTCAACACCAATCACTTCGTGTAGAATTTGAATGAGCGGGCTTGAAGCGTTCGTAGTACATGAAGCGTTTGAAGAAAGTGGTGACTTTTCCAAATCACCTTCGTTGATTCCCATAAGCACAGTGACCCCCGTCACATCGCCACCTTCTTTTGCGGGAGCGGAAATCACCACGCGTTTTGCGCCCGCATCAAGATGTCCATGAGCTTTCTCAAAGCTCTCAAAAAATCCCGTTGATTCAACGACCACATCAACATCAAGTTCATTCCACGGCAAGAGCGATGGCTCTTTCTGTTGAATGAAGGAGACGTCTTTGCCATTGATCCGCAAGAATTTTTTATCTCCATCTTTACGCACCCCGATATCAAGCTTACTTTTCCCATACGCGGTATCGTACTTGAGAAGGTATGCGAGATTGTCGATATCGCCCAAATCATTCACAGCGACAATTGATAGTTCTTCCCGCTCAAATCCTGTCTTAAGAAATGCTCTGCCGATTCTTCCTAATCCGTTAATTGCAACTTTAATGTTTGCCATGTGTTAAAAATTTTTTATTAGTTTTAATGACTCCATTGTATCAGGTACCTATAAAAATCCCAAAAGTATCGTTTTATTTTGTCACGAGAGCTCTTCCTGCAGTTACTGAGAAATTGAGATTGGTGTTGTTGCTGTTTTAAGTGGTGAAATTGCATCGACTGGTACGGAAATGGGCTCTCGCATAGGTTCTTGATTTGGTGCTACTTCTGGTTCATAAATAATAACTTGCTCTGGCACAGACTCAGACGATAGTTCCGAAGCGGGCTCAAGGAGAGGTGCGGATTCTGTTGTTGTTACCGTCGGTGCCACTGGTGGCGATGTTGTAGAAGATTCTGGTAGTGTGGTATCTTCCACGATTGGAGATGACGGTATCTGAGATTGGATTGTAATTACACTACCACATTCTCCTGATGTTGTTTTGGTTAGTCCGTCTGAAATCGTAAGACAATATGGAGTTCCCGTTTGATCATCATAGAGTGTCACACCACTGCGACGACTCGGGGATCCGATTTTTGCATTTCCCCTTACTTCAAGTTCTTCCACTACAAGCTTGCCATTCTCATCAATACTCCACTCGCTTGCACTGCCACGAATTGCCACGGTATTTGCCTGCCGCGCCTCAATCGCAGAAATACGCATATCGAGCTCCTGAGTTGCTTGTACTAAAAGTCCGGTAACTTCTTCAAAATGGATTGACCATGGCATGCCATCATTTTTGTTGTACACAACCAATCGAGGATCTATGGTTTCGAGGTCTTCGGCAATGAGACCGATGTGTTCCTGTTCATCCATCTGAAATTCTTTTTTATAAGTGAAAGTTTTAACCGCCATCTTTCTTAAAGAATCAAGCGCGGTACCCATGGGAAGCGTGGTAATATTCTCCTTGAATCTGATCGATGAGGGGACACAGTTTGCCGCTCCGGCGTCTGTGATTTCTTTATTTGCCGTCACGCAGACTGCATTACCAGTTACAGATGTAGTGAGTCCATCAAATCCGACAGTACCAGTTACTGAAAGCTTGCGCCACGGCGATGTGGTGCCGATACCGATGTTGCCCAAGAAATATCCTGTTCCATTGTCAAGGAATTTTGCAAGTGTGGTGGAAGCGTTGTTGGCAATCTCAAAGGTGGTACTCGCAGTGGTGCCATTGCCCCAGATGGTGAGTTTTGAGTAAGGAGAGGTGGTAGCAATGCCTGTGTTTCCCGAAAAAAGAATAGTGAGTTTTGCAGTATTTGAAGGACCAACCATAGTTGAAGATGCGATGGAATTGATGATGTCTGAACCAAATGCGGATGCACCGGACCCGGAAACATTATTTGAAAGTCCAAATGCAACAGTAAGATAGTTCGAAGCAGTATTGCCATAGCCAAATGCAGAGCTTGTATTTCCTGAAGCATCATTGACTGTACCAAATGAAGCCGCAGATTCATTTGAGGCAATGTTGGAACGTCCGAAAGCGGAAGCATTAATAGAGCCGGTTGTGACAGTGTTTACAGAACCAAAGGCGGAAGAATTCGTTCCGCCAGCCGTATTACTTGATCCAACCGCAC harbors:
- the gap gene encoding type I glyceraldehyde-3-phosphate dehydrogenase → MANIKVAINGLGRIGRAFLKTGFEREELSIVAVNDLGDIDNLAYLLKYDTAYGKSKLDIGVRKDGDKKFLRINGKDVSFIQQKEPSLLPWNELDVDVVVESTGFFESFEKAHGHLDAGAKRVVISAPAKEGGDVTGVTVLMGINEGDLEKSPLSSNASCTTNASSPLIQILHEVIGVEKALLNTVHGYTATQKLVDSPDAKDWRRGRAGAQNIVPSTTGAAIAVAKVITDLEGKFDGIAMRVPVLTGSVADITFVAKRDTSVQEVNDILRKAAQDDRWKKVFTVTDEQIVSSDIVGSPYAAIADLSFTKVVGGNLVKVLSWYDNEMGYTHALVEHVIKAGKLVNSR